The genome window CTGTTTGACCATGTTTTTAGTCCTAATGCCTTACAGCGAGATTTATTTAATACTGAAGAAGCTGGTCATCCTATGGCTGAGTTTCCTCGCATGAAAACCACGATCACAGAAACAGATCCGAATGAGGCAAAACAGCAAATTTTTCAGTTAATGAATGCCATCACTGACCAAGGTGAAGGCGCAACCATGAAAGTTGAACCTGAGTCTGTGGCACCGCCAGGGTTAGTTGGAGCGCCGGTTAATCCGCATTATCAACCAAGCTTTCAGGCGCTACAAACCGATTATCAGCAATATAATGAAGATGGTGAGCCCTTGCCGATGTCAGCCAGTGCCCATGCGCGTTTCTTCGGTGGTGTAGTTGATCATTATGATCGCTTTCAACAAGTTAAAGGCTTACTTGAGTCTGGAGAGATCACCACGTGGGCCGATTGGCACAGTGATCCGGTAAATAAGTGGACTGCCAATAAACTAGAAACACCGCAATATGTCGACAACCCTAACAAAGCTGTGTTACCGAGCGCTGATGATGTTGCAACAGCGCTTAATAACTTAAAGCAAAACAGCAAAGAAAATTGGCCGGAAATGAGTCGCGTCGCTGCTGGTGCCATCGCAGGGATCACCACTGTACTTAACGACTATTGGCAAAATGAAAAAATTGATTTTCCTTTCCCATCCATGTCTGGTTCTGGCGATCGGGTTTCAATCTGTTGGGCAGTATTTGGTAAGGCCCCTGACTTATCTTTAGGTGAGTATGAGCGTCAACCTGAAAAAGAACGGGATTACCTCTACCACGCTTGCCAAGCAATGGCGCTGGACCCTGGGCCGAAAGATACTGGCAATAGCTGTGCGTCAAAAGAAGTATTTCATACCTGTCGCGGCTCTAACAATTGCAAGGCTGAAGGGGGCTGTGGCTTTGTTCAGAAAACACAAGGCGGAGGTTCGGGGTGTCGGGCGCTTGCTGCTACCACTAGTCAGAATTCGAATGCTCAGGCGGGTTGTGGTCAACCGACGCTTTATTCACCGCCAGCCGATAATGCCTGTGGTGGCTTGGGTGGCTGTGCCGTGCCAATTTCTGCTTCTCAGTTATATCCTGATGGCGGTTTGATGCCACTTTATCAATTAAGGCCAAATAAAGAGCCTGAGCAGCTTTCCGGTGAAGGAGTCACCTTTAAAACCGGTGACGCAGTTTATGATATTGCTTGGCAAGCCTATAGCAAAGTGATGGAGTACCAAGGGTTGGAACCGGGTGAAAAACCTAAACCTTCTGATCTGCGATTAGCCTTTCCACCATCAACCTAATTATCATAACAATCAGTATTACCGCCTATTGAGCTATAGTTCAATAGGCGGGTGTTGTTAGGATGGAAGGCAATAATAAAAAGGATAACTATGTCACAAATTGATCTGACGAAAACGTCACTCGGCTATGGTGTTGGCCTGCGCGCTTGCCATTTCACTTGGTTAGCTCAAAATATATTACCGGAACAAACCGGCGTTGACTGGTTTGAAGCCATTACTGAAAACATACTCGACCATCAAGGTTATGCTCGGCGCTTACTTTTCCGCCTGCGAGAACACTATCCGATTGTTTTGCACGGTGTGTCAATGTCGATTGGTTCGACTGATCCAATCAATATCAGTTACCTAACAAAACTCAAAAAGCTGGAGCAAGAACTGGCGCCAGCACTGGTTTCTGATCACTTGTGCTGGACTGGGCTGCAGAGTGTAAATAGTCATGATCTTTTGCCTATGCCGCTTACGAATGAAAGCTTAGTGCATGTTACGGCGCGTATTCACCAAGTGCAAGAACTTCTACAACGGCCGTTGGTACTTGAAAACCCCAGTACCTATATGAGTTTTAAACAAAATGAATACCAGGAATGGGAATTTTTATCGCAACTGGTTGCCAGCACAGGTTGCCAATTATTGGTCGATGTTAACAATATTTATGTTAGCAGTATTAATCATGGCTTTGATGCCTTTGAGTATTTAAATGGACTACCGTTATCGGCAGTGGTGCAGTGCCATTTGGCCGGCGCAACAGATATGGGGGAATATTTGATTGATACGCATGATAAACCCGTGCATAGCAACGTTTGGCAGCTTTATGCGGCGTTAATTAATGCATGTAATAGACCTATTTCAACGCTATTGGAATGGGATGCTGACATTCCTGCCTTCCCGGAATTAGTGGCAGAGTTGAATTTAGCCAAACAGGTGCTTAAAGGGAGTATTCCACACCGTGATCCCATCGTTACCGCCACAGACGCACTGCCAATATCGACACCGCTAGCGCAGCAGTTGACTGTCACAGTACCTGAATTACCGGTTGAACAATAATGAGTGAAACAAACTTAGCCCGTCAGCAACACTGGTTTTTGCAAATGATGTTAAGCGGTAATGCGCTTGAATCTCACGCTAACCCATATGTTCAAGACAGTGAGCATTTTCCGGCGACTTCCCGCTTATTCGTTTATCAGCAAGGCTATCGTTTGAGGTTGCTAGAATGCATGCAAGCCGAGTTTCCTGCATTGCATTTATATCTAGGGGAAACATTATTTTCTATGTTTGTTTTTGGCTATTTGCAACGTCGACCTTCGAGCCATTACAGTTTGTACGAGCTTGGCGCCGACTTTGCCGACTTTCTTGCCACAACTTGCCCTAGTTCGCAACAAGTGCCGGACAATGTTGCGCGCTATTTAACCTTGCCGCAACAGTTGG of Thalassotalea insulae contains these proteins:
- the bufB gene encoding MNIO family bufferin maturase, which translates into the protein MSQIDLTKTSLGYGVGLRACHFTWLAQNILPEQTGVDWFEAITENILDHQGYARRLLFRLREHYPIVLHGVSMSIGSTDPINISYLTKLKKLEQELAPALVSDHLCWTGLQSVNSHDLLPMPLTNESLVHVTARIHQVQELLQRPLVLENPSTYMSFKQNEYQEWEFLSQLVASTGCQLLVDVNNIYVSSINHGFDAFEYLNGLPLSAVVQCHLAGATDMGEYLIDTHDKPVHSNVWQLYAALINACNRPISTLLEWDADIPAFPELVAELNLAKQVLKGSIPHRDPIVTATDALPISTPLAQQLTVTVPELPVEQ
- a CDS encoding ferritin-like domain-containing protein, with protein sequence MDFQRLAGLHLEHNSKLSNRDITHLPADVNAVVCLAQAAINVELFTIPLYMTSMYSIQGMHSITEARPADEQNNESYKGLYYGRRWPGISPNPNPQTANEQACNLVFSVFIQEMLHLQMAANIYNSLSKAYYKKGMILGPGSPTLEKTQAAPPTFTSPMLVNQHNGWTCYGPDKTTIPHILDLTDLADPVYSGVKVALGGIDSNSINLFLLIEEPSDVLASRIKKDAQHKYIATQENGVDGAVPFEHWNLDSTEVDLPQFGTIATMYECLAAYLNISYADGTRLFDHVFSPNALQRDLFNTEEAGHPMAEFPRMKTTITETDPNEAKQQIFQLMNAITDQGEGATMKVEPESVAPPGLVGAPVNPHYQPSFQALQTDYQQYNEDGEPLPMSASAHARFFGGVVDHYDRFQQVKGLLESGEITTWADWHSDPVNKWTANKLETPQYVDNPNKAVLPSADDVATALNNLKQNSKENWPEMSRVAAGAIAGITTVLNDYWQNEKIDFPFPSMSGSGDRVSICWAVFGKAPDLSLGEYERQPEKERDYLYHACQAMALDPGPKDTGNSCASKEVFHTCRGSNNCKAEGGCGFVQKTQGGGSGCRALAATTSQNSNAQAGCGQPTLYSPPADNACGGLGGCAVPISASQLYPDGGLMPLYQLRPNKEPEQLSGEGVTFKTGDAVYDIAWQAYSKVMEYQGLEPGEKPKPSDLRLAFPPST